Genomic DNA from bacterium:
CACATTGGAAGTATTTGAATTTGTGAAACTTGAAGATGATACCTCTTTAAAGATAGAAACATATAAACTTCACTGGCAAAGTGCTGATGGTAAGACAATAATGAGATGGGATAATGCAGAACACTATCCAACTCTTGATAATTTTCCCCATCATGTACATATTGGAGAGAATGAAACTCCAAAATCTTCCCCACAGATGTCTATTGAAAATGTTCTAAAGATTATTAAAGAGAAAAAATTAGAAAAGGAGGAATAAGAAAATGGAGGGTGTTTATATCGTTTTAGGAGGATTAATTATTGTATGTCTTCCATTAGCCATATATTTTGTCTATCAGGATAGAAAAGAAGTCAAGCATTAAGAAATTCGTAACTGTTCACCGCAGAGACGCAGAGGAACAGAGAAATAAATCAGATAACAGAAAAAATTCGACCTGTACGGTTAGAAATTACAAGCAATGCAACCATTTCAGTGTAAAGAAGGGGGATAAGGAGATAAAGAAGGATATGGAGATGGAAGAATATCAAGAAAATTTACTTGCTGAGGCAGTAATTTAATGTATCATACCGTAATCTCCCTATCCCTCTATCTCTCTATCTCCTTTTCTTACACCAACTAACGCTTGCAGATAATTCTCGAACTGCTAACCGTACAGGTCAACAACTTTCCATAAATTTCTATTAGTTTCTATTAATTTCAATTTTTTTTAAATATCTCCCTATCTCCTTAATCTCCACATCTCCTTTTGTTACACCACCTAACGCTTACCCAAATTCCTTCAACACGACACTATATTTATCCTTTCATTGGAACAAAGAAAAGATATGTAGTCAGCCCCCTTTTATTATACCCTTCTTCTCTTTGGTGGGCGGCAACCGTTATGGGGGATAGGGGTAACATCTTTAATTGCTTTAATATCTAATCCAGCGGCTTGCAAGGCGCGGATAGCTGATTCTCTACCTGAACCTGGTCCTCTAACAAAAACTGAGACTTCACTCATTC
This window encodes:
- a CDS encoding DUF6516 family protein; amino-acid sequence: MIDAYFTNIKSLFILSDIIKDYAIRREKIRQKDGFIRIKAILSDNDTLEVFEFVKLEDDTSLKIETYKLHWQSADGKTIMRWDNAEHYPTLDNFPHHVHIGENETPKSSPQMSIENVLKIIKEKKLEKEE
- the rpsK gene encoding 30S ribosomal protein S11 — translated: MSEVSVFVRGPGSGRESAIRALQAAGLDIKAIKDVTPIPHNGCRPPKRRRV